A window of the Desulforapulum autotrophicum HRM2 genome harbors these coding sequences:
- a CDS encoding deoxyguanosinetriphosphate triphosphohydrolase, producing the protein MKVAITPKAENLETGGAQASKRSVSIREEFEVREQAFLSEFACSSLKSTGRIRTETPCGIRTPFQLDRDRIVYSNAFRRMKHKTQVFLSPLGDHYRTRLTHTLEVSEIARNIARAMRLNEDLTEAISLGHDLGHPPFGHGGEAALKEIFSPGFSHQQQGLRVVDILENRGRGLNLTWEVRDGILKHSKGFGKIMPTTPGEVAATAEGKIVRIADIMAYLNHDLDDALRSRVISLNEVPRICTERLGDTHSKRAKTMIQEIVYSSGPENGELKLTMGEDIFSAMTALRQFLYHNVYRSPSVHREFIKAKKVIKELYRHLMNNVDDLQQELSKMEMAPWNPESDPLERSVCDLIASMTDRYALNLYAKLFFPKALF; encoded by the coding sequence ATGAAAGTTGCAATAACGCCCAAGGCGGAAAACCTGGAGACCGGCGGCGCACAAGCCTCAAAGAGAAGTGTTTCCATTCGGGAAGAATTTGAGGTCAGGGAACAGGCGTTTCTTTCAGAATTTGCCTGTTCAAGTCTGAAATCAACAGGCCGCATCAGGACGGAAACACCCTGCGGCATCAGGACCCCGTTTCAGCTTGACCGGGACAGGATTGTCTATTCAAACGCTTTTCGACGCATGAAACACAAAACCCAGGTATTTCTATCCCCCCTGGGAGACCACTACCGAACCCGGCTGACCCACACCCTTGAAGTGTCTGAAATTGCCAGAAACATCGCCCGGGCCATGCGACTAAACGAAGATTTGACCGAAGCCATCTCCCTGGGGCATGATCTGGGACACCCCCCGTTTGGCCATGGCGGTGAAGCAGCACTAAAAGAAATATTCTCTCCGGGTTTCTCCCATCAGCAGCAGGGACTCCGGGTGGTTGACATTCTGGAAAACAGGGGACGGGGCCTGAACCTGACCTGGGAGGTAAGGGATGGCATTCTCAAACATTCCAAGGGGTTCGGAAAAATAATGCCCACAACCCCTGGTGAAGTCGCCGCGACTGCAGAGGGCAAAATTGTCAGGATTGCAGACATTATGGCCTACCTGAACCACGACCTGGACGATGCCTTGAGGAGCCGCGTCATCAGCCTGAACGAGGTGCCCAGAATCTGCACTGAACGGCTGGGAGACACACACTCCAAACGGGCAAAGACCATGATTCAGGAGATCGTTTACAGTAGCGGACCTGAAAATGGAGAACTAAAGCTCACCATGGGCGAGGATATTTTCTCAGCCATGACCGCCCTGCGCCAATTCCTCTACCACAACGTCTACCGGTCCCCATCCGTTCACAGGGAGTTCATCAAAGCCAAAAAAGTTATCAAAGAGCTTTACAGGCACTTAATGAACAATGTTGATGACCTCCAGCAGGAACTCTCAAAAATGGAGATGGCCCCCTGGAACCCTGAAAGCGACCCCCTGGAACGCTCTGTGTGTGACCTTATTGCCAGCATGACCGACA
- a CDS encoding nucleoside deaminase: MIETLNDAYYMELALASAQKAFDQGEFPVGAVIVCDGRVVAQGHRVGTGALTGRPSEIDHAEMRALKELEGLPLGFDPAGAVIFSTMEPCLMCFSAIILSGIKKIVYAYEDPMGGGTCCDLGQLPPLYKTCGIKVFPGVLRKKSLDLFVKFFQKENNLYWKNSLLERYTLSQAGGMVK, from the coding sequence ATGATCGAAACCTTAAATGATGCATATTATATGGAACTGGCCCTGGCGTCTGCCCAAAAGGCCTTTGATCAAGGGGAGTTTCCCGTGGGTGCGGTCATTGTCTGTGACGGTCGGGTGGTGGCCCAGGGTCACAGGGTCGGGACAGGGGCTTTGACGGGCCGTCCAAGTGAAATTGACCATGCTGAAATGCGGGCGTTGAAAGAGTTGGAGGGCCTGCCCTTGGGATTTGATCCGGCCGGGGCTGTTATTTTTTCCACCATGGAACCTTGTCTGATGTGTTTTTCAGCCATTATTCTTTCAGGCATAAAAAAAATTGTATATGCTTATGAGGATCCCATGGGAGGTGGGACCTGCTGCGACCTTGGGCAGTTGCCACCGCTTTATAAAACCTGCGGGATCAAGGTTTTTCCGGGGGTGCTCAGAAAAAAAAGTCTTGACCTTTTTGTGAAATTTTTTCAAAAAGAGAATAATTTATACTGGAAGAACAGTCTACTTGAGCGGTATACCCTCTCACAGGCGGGGGGGATGGTTAAATAA
- the infC gene encoding translation initiation factor IF-3: MLYGFSGAGQSKLNRRRCGIARQRSQDRTSVNRDIRAPEVRVVGADGEQIGVMPIEEALQKARESHMDLVEVSPNAQPPVCKIMDYGRYKYELTKKHQEARKKQKGFQIKEIKVRPGTDSHDLETKVKHIQKFINNRDKVKVTLVFRGREITLSQQARDVLERVAEMTSEFAQVEQFPKFEGRTMTMVLSPK, translated from the coding sequence TTGCTGTATGGTTTTAGCGGTGCTGGGCAAAGTAAATTAAATCGCAGGAGGTGCGGAATAGCTAGACAGAGAAGCCAGGACAGGACAAGTGTAAATAGGGATATCAGGGCTCCTGAGGTCAGAGTTGTGGGCGCTGATGGTGAACAGATCGGCGTCATGCCCATCGAGGAGGCGCTTCAAAAGGCAAGGGAAAGTCATATGGACCTTGTTGAGGTGTCACCCAATGCACAACCGCCTGTCTGTAAAATTATGGACTATGGTCGATACAAGTACGAGTTGACCAAAAAACATCAGGAGGCCAGAAAAAAACAGAAGGGCTTCCAGATCAAGGAAATAAAGGTCAGGCCGGGAACCGATTCCCATGACCTTGAAACCAAGGTCAAACATATTCAAAAGTTCATTAACAACAGGGACAAGGTCAAAGTCACCTTGGTCTTCCGGGGACGGGAAATTACCCTTTCCCAGCAGGCAAGGGATGTCCTGGAGCGGGTTGCAGAGATGACTTCTGAATTTGCCCAGGTTGAGCAGTTCCCCAAGTTTGAAGGCCGAACCATGACAATGGTACTGTCGCCCAAGTAG
- the rpmI gene encoding 50S ribosomal protein L35, which translates to MPKIKTNRAAAKRFKKTGSGKYKFRKANASHILTKKTTKRKRSLRLDQIIGASDLKEVKRLLPNG; encoded by the coding sequence ATGCCGAAAATAAAGACAAACAGAGCCGCTGCAAAGCGATTTAAAAAAACAGGCTCTGGAAAGTACAAGTTCAGAAAGGCAAATGCAAGCCACATTCTGACAAAAAAGACAACCAAGAGAAAACGGTCCCTCAGGCTGGATCAGATTATTGGTGCCAGTGATTTAAAGGAAGTTAAACGTCTGTTGCCCAACGGCTAG
- the rplT gene encoding 50S ribosomal protein L20: MRVKRGFKARRRRNKVLKLAKGFRGSRSKLYRTAADAVDKALGYAYRDRRAKKRDFRKLWIARINAASKMNNISYSKLIHGLKLAKVELDRKVLADLAVSDPAGFSQIALKAAAQL; the protein is encoded by the coding sequence ATGAGAGTAAAAAGAGGTTTTAAAGCAAGAAGGCGCAGGAACAAGGTACTCAAGCTGGCCAAGGGTTTCAGGGGCAGTCGCAGTAAACTTTACCGTACAGCAGCAGATGCCGTTGACAAGGCACTGGGTTATGCCTACCGGGACCGCAGGGCTAAAAAACGTGATTTCCGCAAGCTGTGGATTGCAAGGATCAATGCTGCGTCAAAAATGAATAATATTTCCTACAGTAAGCTCATTCATGGCCTGAAGCTTGCCAAGGTGGAACTTGATCGAAAGGTTCTGGCCGATCTTGCAGTGTCTGATCCTGCAGGTTTTTCCCAGATCGCCTTAAAGGCCGCAGCCCAGCTATAG
- the pheS gene encoding phenylalanine--tRNA ligase subunit alpha gives MGKTIQEIENNALEALDKVLGIAEVEALSTRYLGRKGELTTFLRNISKLDDDERPMAGKAANILKIKLDAAFKQALDRFSTDDGAISSIDITLPGRPQLRGTIHPVTRITKEISDIFLRLGFDIVEGPEVETDYYNFEALNIPKYHPARDMQDTFYVSDSILLRTHTSPNQPRVMEKVDPPVRMIAPGKVYRCDSDLTHTPMFHQVEGLMVDKNISFGDLKGTLSTLIHQIFDKETSLRFRPSFFPFTEPSAEVDIRCVMCKGKGCRICSWTGWLEVLGAGMVHPAVFENVGYDTSVYTGFAFGMGIERLAMLKYGIDDLRKFFENDMRFLRQF, from the coding sequence GTGGGAAAAACAATACAGGAAATTGAAAACAACGCCCTTGAAGCGCTGGACAAGGTGTTGGGAATAGCCGAGGTGGAGGCCCTCTCCACCCGCTATCTGGGTCGAAAGGGTGAATTAACCACTTTTTTGAGGAATATTTCAAAGCTTGACGATGATGAACGGCCAATGGCAGGCAAGGCTGCCAACATTCTCAAGATAAAGCTTGATGCTGCCTTTAAACAGGCCCTCGACCGCTTTTCTACGGATGACGGGGCTATATCATCCATTGACATTACCCTGCCTGGCAGGCCCCAACTGAGGGGAACGATACATCCTGTCACCCGGATCACCAAAGAGATTTCAGATATTTTTCTGAGGTTGGGGTTTGACATTGTAGAGGGACCTGAGGTCGAGACCGATTACTACAATTTTGAAGCCCTGAACATCCCGAAGTACCACCCTGCACGGGATATGCAGGACACCTTTTATGTTTCAGACTCCATCCTTCTCCGGACCCACACCTCTCCGAACCAGCCGCGGGTAATGGAAAAGGTGGATCCTCCCGTTAGGATGATTGCCCCGGGTAAGGTCTATCGGTGTGATTCCGATTTGACCCATACCCCCATGTTTCACCAGGTGGAAGGGTTGATGGTCGATAAAAACATTTCGTTTGGCGACCTCAAGGGGACGCTTTCAACCCTGATTCATCAGATTTTTGACAAGGAGACTTCCCTCAGGTTCAGGCCCAGCTTCTTTCCGTTTACCGAGCCAAGCGCCGAGGTGGACATCCGCTGTGTCATGTGCAAGGGTAAGGGCTGCCGCATCTGTTCCTGGACCGGCTGGCTTGAGGTCCTTGGGGCTGGAATGGTTCATCCTGCTGTGTTTGAAAACGTGGGTTATGATACCAGTGTTTATACGGGGTTTGCCTTTGGAATGGGGATCGAGCGTCTTGCAATGCTGAAATACGGGATTGACGATCTCAGAAAATTTTTTGAAAACGATATGCGCTTTTTAAGGCAGTTTTAA
- the pheT gene encoding phenylalanine--tRNA ligase subunit beta — protein sequence MKVSLSWLKEYAAIESAPEEMAAKLTMAGLEVESVVSRFDYLDRVVVARVEAVIEHPGSDHLHCCRVNVGDTLLNIVCGAPNVREGMVVPCAMVGAVLPGDFKIKKGKLRGEVSEGMLCSASELRLDSDASGLMDLDASLEPGTPLVDALALADAVFEIDLTPNRPDCLSVIGVAREAAAFQDPPVRLNVPGTILPVTDESKPASVSIDDLVRVDILDPELCPRYCAALLVDVTVGPSPFWLQQRLEAVGLTPINNVVDVTNYVMMETGQPLHAFDFDFLAQGRIEVRAAGGSSKFTTLDGKEHTLEPDMLMICDGEAPVALAGVMGGQNSEILPTTTRVLLESAYFNPVSIRKTAKRTGIATDASHRFERGVDPVATRAVLERAAVLMAAVSGGALAKGVIDVNPLKSSPVQISLNVEQLNRRLGTDLGTDQIKTLLESVEFRVEDQAEGVLSVAVPSFRVDVTRPEDLSEEVARLWGYDNIQTSFPAVAPSGRQLSPRIAFREKVRDCMVGFGFSEAVNYSFTSAESVDRLKLDENDSRRSVERLLNPISEEMAVMRSTLLPWLFENMRRNHAQQVETLRLFEVGNTFIAEGHGVQPREVECLSAILTGSRVVPSWHAKAVEVDFFDIKGVVEGLLSDLGIKGVRFSRATRQDQPYLRVGNGACIEANGRLLGVVGEVAPDVLKNFGLKQTAFVFELDLEGLLVSAPEAIVSKPLPKFPAISRDITLIIDGDLAAADIMDEAAAFVQKESLVEDAFLFDVYAGKPLAEGKRSISLRVVYRSLDKTLKEKKIKGLHERISKHLIETFKADLPS from the coding sequence ATGAAAGTCAGTTTAAGCTGGTTAAAGGAATATGCGGCAATTGAATCTGCGCCTGAAGAAATGGCTGCAAAGCTCACAATGGCAGGCCTTGAGGTTGAGTCGGTCGTCAGTAGATTTGATTACCTTGACAGGGTTGTCGTGGCCAGGGTTGAAGCGGTCATAGAGCATCCCGGGTCCGATCATCTCCACTGTTGCCGGGTCAATGTGGGTGATACTTTGTTGAACATTGTTTGTGGTGCGCCCAACGTCCGGGAGGGGATGGTTGTTCCCTGTGCCATGGTCGGTGCTGTTCTGCCGGGTGATTTTAAAATCAAGAAGGGCAAGCTCAGGGGAGAGGTTTCCGAAGGCATGCTCTGTAGCGCATCCGAACTCAGGCTGGACTCGGACGCATCCGGGTTGATGGACCTTGACGCTTCCCTGGAACCGGGAACACCCCTGGTTGATGCCCTGGCCCTTGCCGATGCCGTGTTCGAGATTGATCTTACGCCCAACAGGCCCGACTGTCTCAGTGTGATTGGTGTGGCCAGGGAGGCTGCAGCATTCCAGGATCCGCCTGTTCGTTTGAATGTTCCTGGGACAATTCTTCCCGTAACAGATGAAAGTAAACCGGCTTCTGTTTCCATTGACGATCTGGTGCGGGTTGATATCCTTGATCCTGAGCTCTGTCCCCGCTATTGTGCCGCACTTCTGGTTGATGTTACCGTGGGTCCTTCTCCCTTCTGGCTTCAGCAGCGTCTTGAAGCTGTGGGCCTGACCCCTATCAATAATGTTGTGGATGTTACCAACTACGTGATGATGGAGACCGGGCAACCCCTCCATGCCTTTGATTTCGATTTCCTGGCCCAGGGTCGCATAGAGGTGAGGGCGGCAGGAGGGTCATCAAAATTCACCACCCTGGACGGCAAGGAACACACCCTTGAACCTGACATGCTGATGATTTGCGATGGAGAGGCCCCCGTGGCCCTGGCAGGTGTTATGGGTGGACAAAATTCTGAGATTCTGCCGACAACCACCCGTGTTCTGCTGGAGAGCGCCTATTTTAATCCTGTATCCATACGCAAGACCGCCAAGCGTACAGGCATTGCCACCGACGCCTCCCACAGGTTTGAAAGGGGTGTGGATCCCGTTGCCACCCGGGCAGTGCTTGAGCGGGCTGCAGTGCTCATGGCGGCTGTTTCAGGGGGTGCCTTGGCCAAGGGTGTCATTGATGTAAACCCCCTGAAAAGTTCCCCTGTCCAGATTTCACTGAACGTTGAGCAGCTCAACCGGCGGTTGGGGACGGACCTTGGTACCGATCAGATCAAGACGCTGCTTGAATCCGTAGAATTCAGGGTTGAGGATCAGGCCGAGGGTGTTCTATCCGTTGCGGTTCCATCTTTCAGGGTTGATGTCACAAGGCCCGAGGATCTTTCCGAGGAGGTGGCAAGGCTCTGGGGATATGACAATATTCAAACCAGCTTTCCAGCCGTAGCTCCTTCAGGCCGTCAGTTGTCTCCTAGGATAGCCTTCCGGGAAAAGGTCAGGGATTGCATGGTTGGGTTTGGTTTCAGTGAAGCGGTCAACTATAGTTTTACCAGTGCAGAATCTGTAGATCGCCTCAAACTTGATGAAAACGATTCAAGGCGTTCGGTTGAACGTCTTCTTAATCCCATCTCTGAAGAAATGGCTGTCATGCGCTCAACCCTTTTGCCCTGGCTTTTTGAAAATATGCGGCGTAACCATGCCCAGCAGGTCGAGACCCTGCGCCTTTTTGAAGTGGGAAACACCTTTATTGCAGAGGGCCACGGGGTTCAGCCCCGGGAGGTTGAGTGCCTGTCTGCTATTTTGACCGGATCAAGGGTTGTTCCTTCCTGGCACGCCAAAGCCGTCGAAGTCGACTTCTTTGACATCAAAGGGGTTGTTGAAGGTTTGTTGTCGGACCTGGGAATCAAAGGGGTTCGTTTTAGTCGGGCAACCCGGCAGGACCAGCCGTATTTGAGGGTGGGTAACGGTGCCTGTATCGAAGCAAACGGTCGCTTGCTCGGGGTTGTGGGTGAGGTCGCTCCGGATGTTTTAAAGAATTTCGGGCTTAAGCAGACGGCATTTGTCTTTGAGCTGGACCTGGAAGGACTTCTTGTTTCAGCGCCGGAAGCCATTGTTTCAAAACCGCTGCCAAAGTTTCCGGCCATTTCAAGGGATATCACCTTGATTATTGATGGGGATCTGGCAGCCGCAGATATCATGGATGAGGCAGCCGCTTTTGTTCAGAAAGAATCTCTTGTTGAAGATGCATTTTTGTTTGATGTCTATGCGGGCAAACCACTTGCTGAGGGCAAACGGTCTATTTCCTTGAGGGTTGTGTACCGGTCGTTGGACAAGACCTTAAAGGAGAAAAAAATCAAGGGACTGCACGAACGTATTTCAAAGCATTTGATTGAGACCTTCAAGGCAGACCTCCCATCCTGA
- a CDS encoding ribosome maturation factor RimP produces MKTQKRETNPIVTAIESIAEPLCIAEGFELVHVECVSDQGGMIVRIYLDKPGGITLDDCVHMTRHLGDIIDVELEEISAYRLEISSPGAKRPLKKLADFERFLGSRVKVEAVEPIGGRLKFTGILSKVQDGCVEVVVNNEPVVFHFEQISKSRLA; encoded by the coding sequence ATGAAAACACAGAAAAGAGAAACAAATCCAATTGTCACTGCAATAGAGTCGATTGCAGAACCCCTGTGTATTGCAGAGGGGTTTGAACTTGTCCATGTGGAATGCGTATCTGACCAGGGCGGGATGATTGTTCGAATCTATCTGGACAAACCAGGCGGTATCACCCTTGATGACTGTGTCCATATGACCCGGCACCTGGGAGACATCATTGACGTTGAACTTGAAGAGATCAGTGCCTATCGTCTTGAAATATCATCTCCAGGTGCAAAAAGGCCATTGAAAAAATTGGCTGATTTTGAAAGATTCCTGGGGAGTCGAGTGAAGGTTGAGGCAGTCGAACCCATTGGGGGACGCCTCAAGTTTACGGGGATCCTGAGCAAAGTCCAGGACGGGTGTGTGGAAGTTGTCGTTAACAACGAGCCTGTTGTCTTTCACTTTGAACAGATCAGTAAATCAAGACTTGCTTAG
- the nusA gene encoding transcription termination factor NusA yields the protein MLITDIKRVIEQVSREKGINIEVLISTIKEAVESAAKKKLGTRADIEVHYEEKSGEVEVFQFKEVVLEVNDPDIELTLKDGQQYDPACEIGDSLGIKVDTSEFGRIAAQSAKQVIIQKMKEAERNAVYENFIHKKGEIINGIVQRIDRGNIIVNLGQAEAVLTSREQMPRESYRRGDRIRAYILDVLEEARGSQVILSRTHPEFVAKLFATEVPEIAEGIVTIRGTAREAGVRSKIAVSSTDSDVDPVGACVGMKGNRVQSIVQELRGEKVDIVPWNPDVAKFVCNALAPAEIARVIIDEDNRSMEVIVPDDFLSIAIGKNGQNVRLACRLTGWHLEVMSEDEYSSELKQGYDSLMSIPGVSLALAEKLFKGGFSSFKDVSLANPGDLISVTDLSESDVEALVLRAKKMLEADHTSQVEDGDSEVQENEPEARENEVGQGAPLHDDQASEIVQDSSEDTLSAEKKSSEVQGEVPGKDLELGE from the coding sequence ATGCTTATTACAGATATTAAAAGGGTTATTGAGCAGGTAAGTCGGGAAAAGGGCATAAATATCGAGGTCCTTATCTCGACCATCAAGGAGGCTGTTGAATCGGCCGCCAAGAAAAAACTGGGAACCCGGGCTGACATTGAAGTTCACTATGAGGAAAAAAGTGGTGAGGTTGAAGTCTTTCAGTTTAAGGAGGTTGTGCTGGAGGTCAATGACCCTGATATCGAGCTGACCCTGAAAGACGGTCAGCAGTATGATCCGGCCTGTGAGATAGGAGACAGCCTGGGAATTAAGGTGGACACTTCCGAATTCGGCAGGATTGCAGCCCAGAGCGCCAAACAGGTCATCATCCAGAAGATGAAAGAGGCCGAAAGAAATGCCGTATATGAGAATTTTATCCATAAAAAGGGTGAGATCATCAATGGCATTGTTCAGCGCATTGACCGGGGAAACATTATCGTTAATCTGGGGCAGGCAGAAGCTGTCCTGACTTCCAGGGAGCAGATGCCCAGGGAGAGTTACCGGCGGGGAGATCGTATACGGGCCTACATCCTGGATGTGCTCGAAGAGGCAAGGGGTTCCCAGGTTATTCTTTCAAGAACCCATCCGGAATTTGTTGCAAAACTTTTTGCCACTGAGGTTCCGGAAATCGCAGAGGGTATTGTTACCATCCGGGGCACAGCCCGTGAGGCCGGTGTCCGTTCCAAGATTGCTGTCAGTTCCACTGACTCAGATGTCGATCCGGTCGGCGCCTGTGTCGGCATGAAGGGCAACCGGGTTCAGAGCATCGTTCAGGAGCTTCGGGGAGAGAAGGTTGATATTGTCCCATGGAATCCCGATGTGGCCAAGTTTGTGTGCAATGCCCTGGCACCTGCTGAAATTGCAAGGGTCATCATTGACGAAGACAACCGAAGTATGGAGGTGATCGTCCCGGATGACTTTCTTTCCATTGCCATCGGAAAGAACGGCCAGAATGTCCGTCTGGCGTGTCGATTGACAGGCTGGCATCTTGAGGTGATGAGTGAGGATGAGTACAGCAGCGAACTCAAACAGGGATACGACTCGTTGATGTCGATTCCGGGTGTTTCCCTTGCCCTTGCTGAAAAGCTGTTCAAGGGAGGGTTCAGTTCCTTTAAAGATGTCTCCCTGGCGAATCCAGGGGATCTGATATCCGTGACGGATCTTTCCGAGTCAGATGTTGAGGCCCTTGTCCTCAGGGCAAAAAAAATGCTTGAAGCGGATCATACCTCTCAAGTTGAGGACGGTGATTCTGAAGTTCAGGAGAATGAACCTGAGGCTCGGGAGAATGAAGTGGGTCAAGGTGCTCCTTTGCACGATGATCAGGCTTCGGAAATTGTCCAGGACTCGTCTGAAGACACATTGTCTGCTGAAAAAAAATCGTCTGAAGTTCAGGGTGAAGTCCCTGGCAAAGATCTGGAATTGGGCGAGTAG